The DNA window TCTGATAAGTTTACATGGCCCGAGAGGCAATTGTAATtgcctgtgtatttttttttttcccaggcttgTGATCACCATGGCTGCAGTGGATCGATTCTCCCTCTTGTACAGAGAAATCAGTCGCTCGTGCAGTTTCTATATAGAAGCCCTGGCTATTGTTGGAGCTTGGTACACAGTCAGGAAGTGTGTGTCCCTGGCGTTGGACACTTACAGCGCTCTCAGGCTGCACGTTATTCCAAAGTTCACTGGAGAGATTGATCTCGTCAAGAAGTACGGGAAATGGGCCGTGGTCACGGGTAAGAGATGTAGTGGTGAATTTGCTTGTGTACATGTAACATGCTGTGCCAGTACTGTGAAACTTGGTGGCTTGTGGCAGTGGGTGAGCTTTATGTCCCAGGCCGGGGCCTGTATTATCTCTGGTTGCAGCTTAATCTGCCTAAGCAGTGGCTCTTGTTCATTGCCTTTATAAACTGATTCCTCAGGCAAGCTAAATGAGTTGACTGACTGCTGAGAAAGAATCACAGCAACTGTTGCCCAGATTTGCAAGGTACATCTTGATCACCTGCAAGTGTAGACAGAGATGGAGACAGTGTCCTATGGGGTGTTCATATGTGCCCTAGCTCTTCAGCAAGGTTTGAGTCCTGTACCTCTGACATTCCTGCCTTTCATTGAGGTTCTCCTTTGAGCTTTCTCTGGTCatacaaaatataaaactttTATGAGGGGAATTGCAGAAGGTGGCTGACAGGGTTATCTTTACTGTTGTTTCTTTGAATTCGATATATTTAGTGCCACatgatttcagaaaaaagaatGACGCTATAATTGAAAGAACTGTCAAAGTAGAAGGCTGGTGttgctctgtttttcacttgtgtGTTctactgctgttttctcttgcaGGTAGCACAGATGGTATTGGGAAGGCTTATGCTGAAGAACTGGCAAAGCATGGTGTCAACATCATCTTAGTCAGCCGAAACAAAGAGAAACTGGAGGCTGTATCCAGGAGCATATCTGAAACCTATAACGTGGAAACAGATTTCATAGTGGCTGATTTCAGCAAGGGCCGTGAGCTTTACCCAGCCATTAAGGAGGCTctgaaagacagagaaattGGGATTTTGGTGAATAATGTAGGAATATTTTATGCCTACACAGACTATTTTACTAATGTGCCTGAGGATACGCTATGGGACTTGATCCATGTAAATATTGCTTCTGCTACCATGATGACACATATCGTGCTGCCAGGCATggtaaagagaaagaaaggggcAATTGTGAACCTTTCTTCAGCAGTCTGTTGTCACCCAACACCAATGTTGACAGTCTATGGAGCCTCTAAAGTAAGTTGGAGTGTAATGTTAAATGGCATGCTCTGGAAAATACATTATAGGTTGGTTTTTATGAGGGGTTTTTTGAACACATTCAGCAAGGATATCAAAATACTTGAATTTTCTAGAGATTTGTTTAAATATTGGAGTTGAATGATACATGTATTACGCAGTAAGCTCTTCATCCTCACCAGTGCTGGGCTTTGAACCAAAGTCAGGGCTCTTGCATTTTGTGTGAACTGTGGCATAAGTCACTCTAGGAGAAATACTGTCTTTCTCAGATGCACAGAGCAATTCTGTGGGCCCCATTGAAAGGGTcaggaatttaatttcttcagctgaaCTGTGCACATACTTCAAGCCTCTTGCATCCCAGTATTTGGTAGCAAAAAGGGCTATACTCCTCCTCAAGCCACCACTGTGATACACGGAGTGTGGCCAAATCAAGCCGCTGCTTCATGTAATACCAAGGAGTGTTGTGGCATATTTGGGGTCAAGTGAAAAGAACTCTGCCATAACTGTCCTCCTGAAGAGATCCAGCCAGTAATGAATAGGACTGGGCAGCGGGGTGATGCTTTAAGAATGAAtgcctgtggtggtggtggatttACACTGTATGGCATGCTGCTGAATCCACAAAAGCAACTGGGATTGTGGAAGGATCTCACCTAAATCCGGTGTCTAAACACAAGTGGTTATTGTTcccagctgtccctggctgccctcTGTTGTAGCCTTGCTCCTGACAGagctcttttatttcctttagcCTGGAGCAAAACCAGCTCTTACTACTCCAAAGTGTAAAACTCCTTGCAGACTTCCTTCAGTGTGGAAACTGGCTTATGGTTACTGTTCCTGTGCAGAGGATCTGCCCCTTTGATTATGCTAAGTGTATGTAGAACTGCACTctgaattaaaacaattaaaaagcttgaatgaaaaagaacaaacgCAAGTGTACCAAAGTTTCTTCATttaactgaaataattaatCCAAATCCTAGATCAGCAATCCAGCTTTAAACCTCAGAACACAGAAGTGAGAACAAGCTGCTTGTACATCCTGAGCTTCTCTGTGCAGTAACAATGAATAATGCTTGAAGTGGTTTTGCTTTAGTTTTCCTAAAGCAGCTGTAAGAGCATTTGTACAAGATGCTTTCCCAACAAACTGTTGGCAAAACCTTTTGCAAGGCTGGTTGGGAGCAGAAAGATATCTGATCTTTCTCAGGGAGAAGGGGCtgtgtggcacagcagcagcttcagcagggAAGGCACCGGTGTTGCTGCCCTGGTAAGGCTGAGCCAGGCtcatttttctgtctgattCCAGCAGTCCCAGTTGTCAGCCTTGTGCTTTCTTGTGCTGTAGAAGTAAAATGAGCTAAGGGAGATAATGCAGAGACACATTAACGAATCTTTTTGCGTAAGAGACTCGCAGGAAATAACTAACCTGGCTTCTGGAGAAGACAGTTGAATGCAAAATTCACCTGTATTGAATATGggactttattttcttcttaccGTAGAAGGTAGAACTGGCTGTAGAGTGTCTTTGCAATGCCCCTACACCAAATAAGGTGTTTGTTTTagatgaaataaatgtttttctatcattttaaagcagaaattgtCAGATTGTGATAAGCAGTCACTTTGATCTGCAAGTTACTATACCGTGGTAGGCTTATAGCAAATAACAACACgtaaaaatgttgaaaatacttcagaaaactatatttttatactatttaataatatttattgaGCTGGtgcataaaatacattaaaacttttctgtaattttaataaaaatttgcCCTGAGATTTCattgtttaataaaaaagtaaaaaaagtctttctgctTTTGTCTTTCTAGAGCTACCTGGACTATTTCAGTAGATCACTACATTATGAGTATGCCTCTAAAGGAATTTTTGTCCAGAGTCTAATGCCATTTGTAACTACTACAAAAATGGTAGCATTCAGCAGCACTGTGTCAAAGAGATCTATCCTTTTTCCTACTGCTGAAGAATATGCAAGTCATGCTGTTTCTACTCTTGGGTTATCCATAAGGACCACTGGTTACTGGAAGCATGCAATACAGGTAATGGAATCATGAAACTATTTCATGTTTGTCAGTAGAAGTAAATCAGCTGTTTACTTTCTTAGGAGTCAGAATGAAAACTGCTCATTCTGAAAAAGTGCAATATGTATTGCCGACTTTAAGGCATTGTGCCATATTTTCTCACTAGTTCTGCTTTAGAAACTTGTGCTTGGGTATGCTTGTATTTAAGATCAGAGAATGAATCTAATCTTCCCTTGAAATGCACTGCAGAAATGGGAAAGAGACAACTTTTTACTAAAAAGCAGAGTATCTAATTTCTCTTGGGGTGTTGCTGTCTGGGCAAGTGTTTCACTGTCTTCTGTAAACAGAAATAGCTTTTTTTCAGTCATAATATATTCAGCATATTTCTGCTTTGGGAAGGAGTGGGTTGGGAGGATGGactaagcaggaaaaaaactcaTATTTTAATCTAAGCTACCTGCATGCAGCTCCTCCATTTGTTAGGCCTTTCATTTTTGGGGGAGACTGTTTTATGCACGTTGGTCACACCTCGTGTATCCTACCTAGTGGCTTCCTGTAGCACTGGGTTGAGTAGATGG is part of the Hirundo rustica isolate bHirRus1 chromosome 11, bHirRus1.pri.v3, whole genome shotgun sequence genome and encodes:
- the HSDL1 gene encoding inactive hydroxysteroid dehydrogenase-like protein 1, producing the protein MAAVDRFSLLYREISRSCSFYIEALAIVGAWYTVRKCVSLALDTYSALRLHVIPKFTGEIDLVKKYGKWAVVTGSTDGIGKAYAEELAKHGVNIILVSRNKEKLEAVSRSISETYNVETDFIVADFSKGRELYPAIKEALKDREIGILVNNVGIFYAYTDYFTNVPEDTLWDLIHVNIASATMMTHIVLPGMVKRKKGAIVNLSSAVCCHPTPMLTVYGASKSYLDYFSRSLHYEYASKGIFVQSLMPFVTTTKMVAFSSTVSKRSILFPTAEEYASHAVSTLGLSIRTTGYWKHAIQFTLGECLPEWMWAWFALYLSRILRKQALAAKAK